From one Leptospira stimsonii genomic stretch:
- a CDS encoding ComEC/Rec2 family competence protein, giving the protein MGKHFRNWQPCSSFSKFCFGTLLGICIQWIFPQTGLFWMGISILLISVGTLFRKYFIFSEYIIFGIFFLILATSLYPDRFQREMENRTYSFPRKNLFGENEVCFQDRFRERIQSHLKEAGLEKNTNRIASGLIFGEAKQLSRNFKQKAKEGGILHLFAASGLHLGILMGVQFRLLNFFPILGYATPRIVPLLTGFLYLSALGYPVSLTRAWIFAGLLLIQGLFFRKLRPVDLLLSSAWILWIWDPPRFHSVSFCLSFGAVAGIFFFSYPLQIPFKIFSKENPILSFLKENLIVSFSAGLGTMPVLLFSFGAFSFGSILLNLIVVPLAGILLPILYLSLLFHETGIRFLIESSWSITEFLIQILFYLSDSLSKPLGFYREMGDALWAGLLGWLLLSFLVCFFAYWTENKFLKKEEGKTEFLNIQNLEYIDQRIRRTISKRAYPFFCSLFFLSVFGIHFFLYMAPDLFPKENRIVYNRFFFLLRNGDSLFFSGKCKYANKKIANAFRTSKNIFCNSFGGKDLNKIFVDDESCLSWAFLCSRESFHSELLYSGRDADLWNLVSKIPLKKSKPVREIPLSSDSKILFFHTKKDSLSSLVQKTRFGKGWILLETPFGSKDRAEVWNQNRKLLGLSESWVFLEKDELQRIPLSKSF; this is encoded by the coding sequence CTTTTTAGAAAATATTTTATATTTTCAGAATATATTATTTTCGGAATATTCTTTCTCATTTTGGCGACGAGCCTTTATCCGGATCGGTTCCAAAGAGAAATGGAAAATCGAACCTATTCATTTCCGCGGAAAAATCTCTTCGGAGAAAACGAAGTCTGTTTTCAGGATCGATTCCGAGAAAGAATTCAAAGTCACCTCAAAGAAGCGGGTTTGGAAAAGAATACAAACCGAATCGCATCCGGCCTTATCTTCGGGGAAGCGAAACAACTTTCCAGGAACTTCAAACAAAAAGCGAAGGAAGGAGGAATCTTACATCTTTTTGCCGCTTCCGGTCTTCACCTCGGAATTTTAATGGGAGTTCAATTTCGACTTCTCAACTTCTTTCCAATTCTCGGATATGCGACGCCAAGGATCGTTCCTCTTCTTACCGGGTTCCTTTATCTATCTGCTTTAGGTTATCCCGTTTCTCTTACGAGGGCATGGATTTTCGCCGGATTACTTTTAATCCAAGGACTTTTCTTTCGAAAACTTAGGCCGGTAGATCTTCTTCTTTCTTCGGCTTGGATTCTTTGGATCTGGGATCCTCCTCGATTCCACTCGGTCTCTTTTTGCCTTTCCTTTGGCGCCGTAGCGGGAATCTTTTTCTTTTCCTATCCTTTACAAATCCCTTTCAAAATTTTTTCCAAGGAGAATCCGATTCTTTCTTTTTTGAAGGAAAATCTGATCGTTTCCTTTTCGGCCGGTTTGGGAACGATGCCCGTTTTACTCTTTTCCTTCGGGGCCTTCAGCTTTGGATCGATACTTCTCAACCTCATAGTGGTTCCGTTAGCCGGGATTTTACTTCCGATTCTTTATCTTTCTTTGCTCTTCCACGAAACGGGAATTCGATTCTTAATAGAATCTTCTTGGTCGATTACGGAATTTTTGATCCAAATTCTTTTTTATCTTTCCGATTCGCTTTCCAAACCTCTCGGATTTTATAGAGAAATGGGGGACGCTCTTTGGGCCGGGCTTCTTGGCTGGCTCCTCCTTTCCTTTCTCGTTTGTTTTTTCGCATACTGGACGGAAAATAAATTTCTAAAGAAGGAAGAAGGAAAAACAGAATTCTTAAATATTCAAAATTTAGAATATATAGATCAAAGAATCCGGAGAACTATTTCGAAAAGAGCGTATCCTTTTTTTTGCTCCTTGTTTTTTCTTTCTGTTTTTGGAATTCATTTTTTTCTCTACATGGCGCCCGATTTGTTTCCAAAAGAAAATCGTATCGTTTACAATCGATTCTTCTTTCTCCTTCGAAACGGAGATTCCCTATTTTTCTCTGGAAAGTGTAAATACGCGAATAAGAAGATCGCAAACGCCTTTCGAACTTCTAAAAATATCTTCTGCAATTCGTTTGGCGGAAAAGACCTAAATAAAATCTTCGTGGATGACGAATCTTGTTTGAGCTGGGCATTCCTCTGTTCCCGCGAATCTTTTCATTCGGAGCTCCTCTATTCCGGTCGGGACGCCGATCTTTGGAATCTCGTAAGCAAGATTCCTCTCAAAAAGTCGAAACCGGTACGTGAAATTCCTCTCTCGAGCGATTCTAAGATTCTATTCTTTCATACAAAAAAAGATTCTCTGTCTTCCCTTGTTCAGAAAACACGATTCGGAAAAGGTTGGATTCTTCTGGAAACCCCGTTCGGGAGCAAGGATCGCGCGGAAGTCTGGAATCAAAATCGAAAACTGCTTGGGCTTTCGGAGAGTTGGGTGTTTCTGGAGAAAGATGAACTCCAGAGAATACCCCTTTCGAAAAGTTTCTGA
- the rsmA gene encoding 16S rRNA (adenine(1518)-N(6)/adenine(1519)-N(6))-dimethyltransferase RsmA, with protein MNSREYPFRKVSEIRKFLESKSSAPLKKWGQNFLIDPNAIQIILSGLSQDLLPSIDRILEIGPGLGAISHGLLDFHKPVTLFEIDPVYATWLREYLPEFELREGDALGFLPEYADQKVYLFGNLPYYISSELTLSAVKNLKGLIGATFLVQKEFAKRISNEASSIQFYLSAYGNWKLKKDIKAGAFYPRPNVDSSVLEFRAKPAFGDEFGFIALECLCRMAFWGKRKKLTSSFRDAPVTSLPLEVQTSKNFSEESFRAECFGALENAKIDADKRPEELKPKDFHEAATFLSVFLKEMLGKNS; from the coding sequence ATGAACTCCAGAGAATACCCCTTTCGAAAAGTTTCTGAAATTCGGAAATTTCTGGAATCCAAGTCCTCGGCTCCACTTAAAAAATGGGGACAGAATTTTCTCATCGATCCCAATGCGATCCAAATCATCCTCTCCGGTTTGAGCCAAGATCTGCTTCCGTCCATCGATCGAATTTTGGAGATCGGTCCGGGCCTGGGCGCGATCTCTCACGGTCTTTTGGATTTTCACAAACCGGTCACACTTTTTGAAATCGATCCCGTTTACGCGACTTGGTTGCGCGAATATCTTCCGGAGTTTGAACTCAGAGAAGGAGACGCGCTCGGGTTTCTTCCGGAGTATGCGGATCAAAAGGTTTATCTTTTCGGAAACCTTCCTTATTATATTTCCTCCGAACTTACCCTGAGCGCGGTGAAAAATCTAAAAGGTCTCATCGGCGCGACCTTTCTTGTACAAAAGGAATTTGCAAAAAGAATCTCGAACGAGGCTTCTTCGATCCAATTCTACTTATCCGCTTACGGGAATTGGAAACTCAAAAAAGACATCAAAGCCGGAGCTTTTTATCCGAGACCGAACGTGGATTCTTCCGTTTTGGAATTCAGAGCCAAACCCGCGTTTGGCGACGAGTTCGGATTTATTGCTCTTGAATGTCTATGTAGAATGGCGTTTTGGGGAAAACGAAAAAAATTGACTTCCTCTTTTCGGGACGCACCTGTCACTTCACTTCCACTCGAAGTGCAAACGTCGAAGAATTTCTCGGAAGAATCGTTTCGAGCGGAATGTTTTGGAGCGTTGGAAAACGCAAAGATCGACGCGGATAAAAGACCGGAAGAATTAAAACCGAAGGATTTTCACGAAGCCGCTACGTTTCTTTCCGTTTTCCTAAAAGAAATGTTAGGAAAGAATTCTTAG